From a region of the Natronogracilivirga saccharolytica genome:
- a CDS encoding family 16 glycosylhydrolase — MSFLRIFLCIFLIGFISGNLHAQNWELVWSDEFDGEELDESKWSYQYGTGAAEGLTGWGNNESQYYTDREKNIFVEDGKLHIVAREENYGGMDYTSARIRTINKGDWRYGRFEIRAKMPVGQGIWPAIWMMPTDDVYGGWAASGEIDIMEYLGHEPDKVHGTLHYGGGWPDNVHTGDYYQLDEGTFHDDFYTFTLEWEHGEMRWYVDGEHYQTQDDWYTQGHDFPAPFDQRFHMILNVAVGGNWPGYPDHTTQFPQEMIVDYVRVYQDADADTLVTLPVNFDDQSVNWSEAFRDFDGGNFSVVDNPAPDDVNDSERVGKMVKDGGSHLGGSEFMLTTPFTFDQNNNQVTMKVWSPRENVPVTIRTGQSNGNATFEATVSTETSDQWEVLTWDMSDAGYDEAWDVISLVFDDMEGQTGDGSDNFTWYFNNLSITAAEDDDELPDGPESPDDLVPVSLPLDFEDPDFPWHLAFFGFDGGQASVVENPATDDVNDSGRVGKMVKDGGAFWGGAFMHLDHSFTFDPENHTISMKVWSPREGAPVVMKMEQQAGDEEFEMAEPTTTSNEWEELTWDMSGAGFDTEWDLITLIFDLQDGQIGDGSENHTWYFDQLDVSAVERETSAGDFEDDTPQGVELGQNYPNPFNPTTTISFSLPGTAHAKLSVYNLLGQQVTVLKNENLPSGQHNVTFDATELSSGTYIYRLRAGDYVKSRQMMLVK; from the coding sequence ATGTCATTTCTCAGGATTTTTTTATGCATTTTTCTAATAGGATTTATTTCCGGCAATCTCCACGCCCAGAACTGGGAACTCGTCTGGTCCGATGAGTTTGACGGTGAAGAACTGGACGAGTCAAAGTGGTCTTATCAATATGGAACCGGAGCAGCCGAAGGACTCACCGGATGGGGCAACAATGAGTCACAATACTACACCGACCGGGAAAAGAACATTTTTGTTGAAGACGGAAAACTCCACATTGTCGCCCGCGAAGAAAATTATGGCGGAATGGATTATACCTCAGCCCGGATCCGAACCATCAATAAGGGTGACTGGCGGTACGGACGTTTTGAAATTCGTGCCAAAATGCCCGTCGGACAGGGGATATGGCCGGCCATATGGATGATGCCTACCGATGATGTCTATGGCGGATGGGCTGCCAGCGGCGAAATCGACATTATGGAATACCTCGGTCATGAGCCCGACAAAGTTCATGGCACCCTGCATTATGGGGGCGGATGGCCCGATAATGTGCATACCGGTGATTATTACCAGCTTGACGAAGGCACATTTCATGATGATTTTTACACATTCACCCTTGAATGGGAGCATGGTGAAATGCGCTGGTATGTCGACGGGGAGCATTACCAGACACAGGATGACTGGTACACCCAGGGGCACGATTTTCCAGCGCCCTTTGACCAGAGATTCCACATGATCCTGAATGTCGCCGTTGGAGGTAACTGGCCCGGATATCCGGACCATACTACCCAGTTTCCCCAGGAAATGATCGTCGATTATGTCAGGGTGTATCAGGATGCCGATGCCGATACACTTGTGACACTTCCGGTCAATTTTGATGACCAGTCGGTTAACTGGAGCGAAGCCTTCAGAGACTTCGACGGCGGCAACTTTTCCGTTGTGGATAACCCCGCACCCGATGATGTGAATGACAGCGAGCGGGTAGGTAAAATGGTCAAGGACGGTGGTTCGCATCTGGGCGGATCGGAATTTATGCTGACAACTCCGTTTACTTTTGATCAAAATAACAACCAGGTCACAATGAAGGTCTGGTCACCACGCGAAAATGTGCCCGTGACCATCCGTACCGGCCAGTCCAATGGTAATGCCACATTTGAAGCCACAGTATCTACAGAAACAAGCGATCAGTGGGAAGTGCTTACGTGGGACATGAGCGATGCCGGTTATGACGAGGCATGGGATGTTATCTCCCTGGTGTTTGATGATATGGAAGGACAAACAGGAGATGGCAGTGACAACTTCACATGGTATTTCAACAATCTTTCCATCACCGCTGCAGAAGACGATGATGAGCTTCCGGATGGACCGGAGTCTCCGGATGATCTTGTGCCTGTTTCACTGCCGCTAGATTTCGAAGATCCCGATTTCCCCTGGCACCTTGCTTTCTTCGGGTTTGACGGTGGTCAGGCCAGTGTGGTCGAAAATCCCGCTACCGATGATGTAAATGACAGCGGGCGCGTAGGTAAAATGGTCAAGGATGGCGGCGCCTTCTGGGGCGGGGCTTTCATGCACCTTGATCACTCCTTCACTTTTGATCCCGAAAACCACACCATATCCATGAAAGTATGGTCTCCCCGGGAAGGTGCTCCTGTAGTGATGAAAATGGAACAGCAGGCAGGTGATGAGGAGTTCGAAATGGCGGAGCCGACCACGACCAGCAATGAGTGGGAAGAATTGACCTGGGATATGAGTGGTGCAGGATTTGATACCGAATGGGACCTGATTACCCTCATTTTTGATTTACAGGACGGACAGATCGGTGATGGTAGTGAAAACCATACCTGGTATTTTGATCAGTTGGATGTATCAGCCGTAGAGCGTGAAACTTCAGCCGGTGATTTTGAGGATGACACCCCGCAAGGTGTAGAGCTCGGCCAAAATTATCCCAATCCGTTTAATCCAACCACTACCATATCTTTTTCACTACCCGGGACAGCCCATGCAAAACTCAGTGTTTATAATCTGCTCGGTCAGCAGGTCACTGTACTGAAGAACGAAAATTTGCCTTCAGGGCAGCATAATGTCACATTCGATGCCACGGAACTGTCCAGCGGAACCTATATTTACAGACTTCGTGCCGGAGATTATGTGAAATCCCGTCAAATGATGCTGGTTAAATAA